DNA from Syntrophales bacterium:
GCCTCGCGGATTGGCCCGAAGCGAGTTTTGATTATCGGAAAGCGCGACGCCCTGGTTCGTGGTGAGCTCGGGGTGCTCTCCACCAGCGATCTGATGCAGCTCGCCGCCGGCAGTCACTCGTGAGTGTTTGTTGGGAGTCGAACCCTTTTTCCGTTTATGTTTTCCGGAATTACCCGTCGTCTTTTGTTTGCTCATGAACGATCTCCTTAAGTGTGTTAGTTTGTAACGCCACCCTGCCGGCTATTGTCGCGTGACGTCAATTTCGATGGGCCGCATCTCCTCCCGAATCATCCCGGTCCGGAGGAACCACCGGGCCAAGTCCTTGCTCTTCCCCAGGATGGTGCGCAGTCGACTCTCTATTCCGCCGTTTTGCCGCCAAGGTGTTCGCTGTCCGTCTCCGCTTCGGCGCGGGTATGACGGCGAGCCATTCCATAGTCTTTTTTCCAAAGGCCCGACGATGGCCATTCTGCAGAGAGGGAAAAGATTCGCACATGCCTTGACGCAAGTGAGACAGGGCATATGCATCTCCTCTTTATATTCCCGATAACTTTATCGGTTTACAGTTTCCAGAGTCCGTGGAGATTGCAGTATTCCCGTGCCGTAATCTTCGCTGCCTCTACGGGGAAAATCGCCTCCGGCGCTTGACCCGGCGCAAGGAACTGGCGATACGCTTTACCATCGGCGATAATCTCGATCCACTCGATGTAATGCTTCTCCTCCATGGGGTGGGCGATACTTCCTATCTTCACCTTTACGCCGCCCGCCACTTTTTCTACGACAGGAACATGCTTTTCCTTAGCCGCATCCATTGTGTTTTCCTTCATCAGCTTCATGGGCTGACCGCAGCATACCAGCTCACCCGCTCCCCCGTGCAGGACTTCCACGATATTGCCGCAAACCTCGCATTTGTATATTTCGTCTCTCTTTGCCATGATGAACCTCCGTCCCTTTCGTTTAAGTGTTTTTTCAGTTCAATGTCCCCTCCCTTTTTAAAAGAGGGGGGGGAACATAGACGAATTCAAAGTGATTTCTCGTGCACCAAACTCACTTCAGATCCGCCCCATCAGCACCAGGATGATCAAAATCAGAAGAATCAATCCAAGTCCACCGCTGGGATAGTATCCCCAACTCCTACTGTGAGGCCAGGTGGGCAGTGCGCCGACGAGGACGAGTATCAAAATAACGATCAGTATCGTACCCATGTTTTTCCTCCTTTTCTGTTGTTTGACTTTCTTGTTTCTTAGCCAACAAAGGCCGCCCGTAGGGAGCAATAAAGGCCATTGCCATAATATCCTTCTGTATTGTCATTATTTCGCATATACAACTGACAATTTTTGCCAATTCGACACCATCTTTATATTCCAGCTCGGCTTTGTCCCTAATACATCCATATTGCTTCCGTAATAGCCCCAAAAGTTTCTCGCCTTTTCCTTCGATCTTGCCAAGATCGTTATCAGTGAGTTTGCCCCACTTCTCTTTAACCCTCTCCTTGATCTCCAGCCATTTCCCTTTCAGAATATCTTCATACATGTTCCTCCTCCTTTCTGGCTGAAGTTGTCGCTTATTGCCATCCTAATCCCGGAGTTCGTTCTGATGACGCTCGGACGGAATCTCCAGCAGTTGGACGATAAATCGCGGTTTGTATTCGATTCTCTGTGTATCGTTCCTGAGAGCCTGGCTGAAAAAGCCTTCTATGTGAGCCTGAAGCTGCTGCTATCCCTGATCAGATGTCTGTTGATTCATGGTAATTACCTTCCTTTCTTAAACGGGTCTCAGAAATCCCGGATGGAGAATGGTCGCCACCATTCTCCATCCGGGAAAGGATAACGGTCGCCTATTTCACGATTAGATTATTCTTTATGGATTTGACCCCTTTGACGCTCCTTGTGATTTCACCCGTTTTATCGACGGCCTTTTGAGTATTAACGAAGCCACTCCGTACGTTTGTGGTGAAATGGTTAGTACGAATCCAAATAGCTACAACAGTCTCCACCTCCCAATGACTCTGACCTGCACGATGATAATGGCAATGACCAGCAGGATGTGATAAAAGAACCCATCGTATGGCTGCCCACCAGCCCCAGCATCCACAGAATTTCATATACAACAGCAATCGTCTACAACATTGAGCTCACCTTTCAGACTGATCATTTTCACTCCCGGCTATTGCATCACCATACCAGTCATCATTGATCATACAGTCGACGATCAGAACTTCCTTTTGGTTCAGATGATCACAAACATAACATATAACGGCAAAAGACATACCAATAGCCGAAAAAATTAGAACTTTAGATTAATCATTTAATAACAACTTGTTAGATTAACGGGAGGGACAGCGTAAAAGTATGAGATGATTCGTGCGGCCTCGATATTTGGTGGAACCTCAACATATTGAGGGATACTTTGAAAAAATATTCACCGCTCCCTCACTGGAGTGACCGTGACATAGGCCAGACGCTCGATGATAGTGTCGCCCGATACCATCGGCCGATGTTCTGTTGGGTTGGGTAAATTATGCATCGAGAGACAGTGCTCTGACGATTGGCAAACAGGTGTTTTGATGAAATAGTGTCTGTCTATATTCCATCCAAAGTCAACTCCATGTTTGTGCAATTGATTTTTATACAATGATGTAAATCCCCCTTCCTTGGAGTATAGAGACAATAAAGCACGTCGTGGCTATAACAGAAAAGCGGGAGAAAACACTTGGACTGGAAGGAACTGATCGGATTTGTTGGCGGATTTCTAACGACTATGGGAATGGTCCCACAGGTATGGCGGCTTTTCAAGCTCAAGAGCGCCCATGAGATAAGCCTAACCCTCCATGACATGGAACAGGTTCACTAGCCGCGCCAATACAACGCTTCTCGGCACATCGTCTTTTGCGAACGCTGCTCGACCGAAATCTATGCCGCCGCTGCGGGAACGAGCCATTTGATCATCGCTACTTTCACGGCGTCGTTCACGACAAGGCACGAGACCATCGCATAGATGAAAATTGCGAGCGTCTGCCACCACGGCAACGGCAGGAGTCCCGGGAGACCGACGAACGTCAGGACGGTGCCCGTGAGCGCATCCGCGATGATGGCCGCCACGAGGGTCTTGCTGGGCATCGTCGCCCAGAACCAGTGGCGTTCCCGCGCGGACACGATGGAGAATGCCGCAAAGTAGAGCAGCGTCAGGAAGCTGAAGGTGTAAAGGGCATTGTCGTTCGCCGCCAGACCGAAATGCGACCAGCCGATGTACAAGAGGAGGAGCGCCTCCGCGACCATCGCGACGCCCAGCGCCACGGACACGGT
Protein-coding regions in this window:
- a CDS encoding DUF3309 domain-containing protein, with translation MGTILIVILILVLVGALPTWPHSRSWGYYPSGGLGLILLILIILVLMGRI
- a CDS encoding PQ-loop domain-containing transporter, encoding MDWKELIGFVGGFLTTMGMVPQVWRLFKLKSAHEISLTLHDMEQVH
- a CDS encoding desulfoferrodoxin, which produces MAKRDEIYKCEVCGNIVEVLHGGAGELVCCGQPMKLMKENTMDAAKEKHVPVVEKVAGGVKVKIGSIAHPMEEKHYIEWIEIIADGKAYRQFLAPGQAPEAIFPVEAAKITAREYCNLHGLWKL
- a CDS encoding CsbD family protein; amino-acid sequence: MYEDILKGKWLEIKERVKEKWGKLTDNDLGKIEGKGEKLLGLLRKQYGCIRDKAELEYKDGVELAKIVSCICEIMTIQKDIMAMAFIAPYGRPLLAKKQESQTTEKEEKHGYDTDRYFDTRPRRRTAHLASQ